In Prochlorococcus marinus str. MIT 1214, one DNA window encodes the following:
- a CDS encoding riboflavin synthase, with protein sequence MFTGLIQAIGTIKKNNFGVVVDGCRPFSPLQLGDSISVDGVCLTVSELMNDSFTANISEETLKRTNLAEKAQINGYVNLEPALRFSDRLGGHIVSGHIDGLGEVVSIENLKHSWNLRVSWDDLNFCRYMCNKASISLNGISLTIAEIYVDGCEFSVAVIPHTWSNTCLQFLKIGEKVNLEVDLMAKYAEKLLKVNHNNSISKQSPVINSQWLSEQGWND encoded by the coding sequence GATGGATGTAGACCTTTTTCTCCTCTACAACTTGGAGATAGTATTTCTGTGGATGGAGTTTGTCTAACAGTTTCTGAATTAATGAATGATTCTTTTACTGCAAACATAAGTGAAGAGACTCTCAAGAGAACAAATCTTGCAGAAAAAGCTCAGATAAATGGTTATGTGAATCTTGAGCCAGCGTTACGTTTTTCTGACCGATTAGGTGGACATATTGTTAGTGGACACATAGACGGGTTGGGTGAAGTTGTTTCAATAGAAAATTTGAAACATTCTTGGAATTTGAGAGTATCTTGGGATGATTTAAATTTCTGCAGATATATGTGTAATAAGGCGAGTATTAGCCTAAATGGTATCAGTCTTACTATTGCAGAGATATACGTTGATGGGTGTGAATTTTCAGTAGCCGTAATACCTCACACGTGGTCAAATACATGCTTACAATTTTTGAAAATTGGCGAAAAGGTGAATTTGGAAGTTGACTTAATGGCTAAGTACGCAGAAAAACTTCTAAAAGTAAATCATAATAATTCTATTTCCAAGCAAAGCCCAGTAATTAACTCTCAGTGGCTTAGCGAGCAAGGTTGGAATGATTAG
- a CDS encoding AbrB family transcriptional regulator: protein MLVGKELLDKARSLSNRPEDEIAKGCGYVGPSGRVLRKSFYRALVEAKGYKLRSNGPGRAGNRSSRGRQAEFRTKVHGNGNLLIGHAYTKKLGLEPGQEFRIDVRKESGAISLLPLKK, encoded by the coding sequence ATGCTTGTTGGAAAAGAACTCCTAGACAAAGCAAGATCTTTGAGCAACCGTCCAGAAGACGAAATAGCTAAAGGATGTGGTTACGTAGGACCAAGCGGGAGAGTCTTACGGAAAAGTTTTTACCGTGCTCTAGTTGAAGCTAAAGGTTATAAACTTCGCTCAAATGGTCCAGGGAGAGCAGGAAATAGATCCTCAAGAGGCAGGCAAGCGGAATTTCGTACTAAAGTTCATGGCAATGGCAATCTTCTTATAGGACATGCCTATACAAAAAAATTAGGTCTTGAGCCTGGGCAAGAATTTCGTATTGATGTACGAAAAGAGTCTGGTGCGATTAGTTTATTACCACTCAAGAAATAA